In the genome of Paludisphaera rhizosphaerae, one region contains:
- a CDS encoding DUF1501 domain-containing protein, with amino-acid sequence MLTESSIVQVAMDHRGVVGRRGFLKSLGLGAAGLLGGGVAPLGLGDLMSLRADELRKRDTACILLWMAGGPSQMETFDPKPGTANGGETKTIETAVPGIHIAQGWEKLAGSMNDIALIRSMTNKEGNHQRADYHLHTGYIPTATIRHPNIGSIAAAELGDPSFDLPHMVAIGGATTGAGFLGAAYEPFLIPNVQRPPDNVAAKVDTGRFERRLGLLNRLEKVGFEQAGGSDRVRDHRALYSQTSKMVLSPRMKAFDLEQEPSPVRDAYGRTPFGQGCLLARRLVEAGVTFVEVRLGGWDTHNQNNERVANLAGQVAPGFSALLNDLKERGRLDRTLIVWMGEFGRTPKINNTAGRDHFPRVFNVALAGGGIKGGQVVGASSADGTEVKDRPVAVTDLMATICKSLKIDATKENQTAIGRPIRIVDGGKPVTELFG; translated from the coding sequence ATGCTGACCGAATCGAGCATCGTCCAGGTGGCCATGGATCACCGGGGAGTGGTCGGCCGCCGCGGTTTCCTGAAGAGTTTGGGCCTTGGCGCCGCCGGGCTGTTGGGGGGAGGCGTCGCCCCGCTGGGCCTCGGCGACCTGATGAGCCTGCGGGCCGACGAGCTTCGCAAGCGGGACACCGCCTGCATCCTGCTCTGGATGGCTGGCGGTCCGAGCCAGATGGAAACCTTCGACCCCAAGCCGGGGACCGCCAACGGCGGCGAGACCAAGACGATTGAGACCGCCGTCCCGGGAATCCACATCGCCCAGGGCTGGGAGAAGCTCGCCGGCTCGATGAACGACATCGCGCTGATCCGCTCCATGACCAACAAGGAGGGGAACCACCAGCGAGCCGACTACCACCTCCACACCGGCTACATCCCCACCGCGACGATCCGACACCCGAACATCGGCAGCATCGCCGCCGCTGAACTGGGGGACCCATCCTTCGACCTGCCGCACATGGTCGCCATCGGCGGCGCAACGACCGGCGCGGGCTTCCTCGGCGCGGCGTACGAGCCGTTCCTCATCCCCAACGTCCAGCGCCCTCCCGACAACGTCGCCGCCAAGGTGGACACCGGCCGCTTCGAGCGCCGGCTGGGCCTCTTGAATCGCCTGGAGAAGGTCGGCTTCGAACAGGCTGGGGGCTCTGACCGCGTCCGCGACCACCGCGCGCTGTACAGCCAGACCTCGAAGATGGTCCTCTCGCCCCGGATGAAGGCGTTCGACCTGGAGCAAGAGCCCTCGCCGGTCCGCGACGCCTACGGCCGGACGCCGTTCGGCCAGGGCTGCCTGCTGGCCCGCCGACTGGTCGAGGCCGGCGTCACGTTCGTCGAGGTCCGCCTCGGCGGCTGGGACACCCACAACCAGAACAACGAACGCGTCGCCAACCTCGCCGGCCAGGTCGCCCCGGGCTTCTCCGCCCTGCTCAACGACCTCAAGGAGCGGGGCCGTCTCGACCGCACCTTGATCGTCTGGATGGGCGAGTTCGGCCGCACCCCGAAGATCAACAATACGGCCGGCCGCGACCACTTCCCCAGGGTCTTCAACGTCGCCCTGGCCGGCGGCGGGATCAAGGGGGGCCAGGTCGTCGGAGCCTCCAGCGCCGATGGCACCGAGGTCAAGGACCGTCCCGTCGCGGTCACCGACCTTATGGCGACCATCTGCAAGTCCCTCAAGATCGACGCCACCAAGGAAAACCAGACCGCCATCGGCCGTCCGATCCGGATCGTCGACGGCGGCAAGCCGGTCACGGAACTCTTCGGCTGA